Within Xanthomonas theicola, the genomic segment GCAGAGATACAGGGTCTGCGAAAGATGGCCGGCCTCCAGGACGATGGCGCGATAGCCCTTGGCATGGCGGCGGTACTTCCAGAAGCTGCGGTCGTAGCGAGGAACAAGCAGCACCATGACATGCGCGTCGGCGAACCATTGCTGCTGCGCGACCGCGTCCAGCGCGAACGCAGGCAGAGGCCCGGGCGATCGCCCCAGGGGCTCGAGTGCATGCTCGATGCAGTGGTAGTGATACAGGCCCGGCGAGACGCCTTCGACGTTCTGGACGATCAGATACGCCTCGACCGGATGCAGGCCTCCGCCGGAGGGGCTGGTCTTTTTCAGGAAGACCATGTCCTCCGTGACCCGCACCTGTCCCTGCGCGGCGAACACGCGCTGCATCAGCTGGGCGAACAACCGGTAAGGCAGCGGCAGCTCCGCGTCGAAGTTGCGGCACGTTGCGCGCCGGGCCAGCAGCGTATCGAACTGCGCCTGCTCCGCGCGAGGCAAGGGCAAGCGCGACGACGCGCTTGCGCACGCGCCGGCTTCCACCGGCGGCGCTCCCAGCACCAGGCGCAGTTCCTGCGCCGTTTCCGTACCGGTCTCCTTCATGGCTTGCACCGCGTCCGTGCCGCTCCACCGGGTGAAGGCATGGAAGGCGGCCGCCAACGGGTGCCAATGCACCGAGCGCAAGGCGTCGTCGCGAGCGCGGTTCTCGGCATGGCGGCGACCGCCGGCCACCACCAGCCCCTTCCGCAACAGCCGCTTCAGCGGCTTGCGCGCGGCGTCGGCGAGCGCCTTCGTCCGCACCCACTTGTCGGGGCTCAGCCGCCCCAACAGCTCCCGCTCCTCGGCATCCACGCCGACCTCGGCGCGAAGGTGCGGCGCCAACGCGATCCAGTGCAGCGTACGGCGCAAGCCGTCGCCGCCTGCCAAAAGATCATGCAGATCGAACCGGGTGTCCTCGCGGGGCTCCAGGTACAGCACCTTGCAGCGCCGGATATGCATCACCATTTCCTGGGCGGGGGAGAAACCGATTGTTTGACGCGATGCAGCCAGCTAGATTGGGGACCGAGGGCCTGGTTCGGGCCGGTTGACGGGGGGACGACATAGCGATGAGAAAGACAGGCGGTGGAGCCGCGGCGCAGCTGGAGCTGAAGGTCGCGAGCAGACTGTTGGACCTGCTGGCAACGGACAACGACTTTCGCAGGCTGTTCAAGAAGGATCCGCGCGCCGCGCTCGTCAACGTCGGCCATGCGGCGGATGCCGAAGGGCTCGCCCAGCTGTCGAAATGCCTCTGCGTGCAGCGAATCGCTCCCAAGCAGGACATCGCCAGGTCGAGGGAGGCCCTGCTCGAAATGATGACATCGGGCATGTCGCAGAACCCGATTCATTTGAACGTCGAAAGCAACGCGTCGCGCCGCACCCGCAGGCGCTGAGGAAGCGCGGACGGCGTCCACTGGGCGTCGAACGCACGCAACTGCGCCTGTGCGAGCCGTTGCTGCCCCGAGGAGGCGAGCAGTTCCGCTGCCAGCAGGTGCCCGAGCGTGGTGTCGACCACGTTGAGCGCTTGTTGGCACCAGCCGCAGCCGAGCTCGCTGTAGGCCAACCCCCGATGGCGGGTGAGCCAAAGCGATTCCTTCAGCGCCTTGGCGCTGTCGCCTTGCCGGGCGTAGGCCTGCGCCAGTACCTCGTGGAGCCGGAACGGCTCATTGCCATCGCGATGCGCTTCCAGGATCCGGATGGCCTGGCCGTGGTCTCCCGCCGACAGCGCCTGGCCCGCCTGCAGGATCGCGTACACGGGCGCAACGAGAACGTTGCCCGTCAGGTCCGCCCTGCCCCGCAGCGCGTGCACGACGCCTTGCGCAAGGCGCCGATCGCCCAGGCGCTGGGCCAGGATCCCTGCGGAAATCGCCGCATAGACATCGTCCACGGCGTCCGCCGTCACCTCCGCGGCCAAGGCGGCATCGGTCGCACGCGACGATAGATCGCCCAGAACCCGCAGTGCGGCGCGCTCATCGCCGGCCATCCATTTCGCTACCGCAAGCGGATACAGCGCGGCACGCCCGCGCAACGAGTCCGGCGCCACTGCGCCGGCAATGCGTTCGGCCGCCGATTGCGCCTCCTGCCACCGCCCCTGGTCGAGCAGCAGCGTGACCTTGTCGAACGGTACGCTGTTGCGCTCTCCCATGCCGTCCAGCAGCGACGTCGCTTCCTGGAAATCGCGCTGCGCGGCGCTGGTGTTCGCCAGCCGGATGCGCGCGGACGTGCCCTGCCGCGCGCCGGCCTTCAACAACGCCGCCCTGGCCTCGGCATAGCGATCCAGCGCCAGATACATGCGTCCCATCAGTTCCCAGGACAGGCCGGCGAATTCGTACCGCGGCGACAGCGAAGCCGCTGCCGACTCCAGCCCCTGCGCGAAACGGTTGCGCGCGTACAGGGCGTAGCCGACGTTGGCCGAGGCCTGGAAGAAACCCGGATACATCGCAGCCATCTGCTGCCACTTCTCCAGCGCCTGCTGGGGGGCGTCCATTTCCGCCGCCCAGGCGTCCAGATACATCCGGTCGCGCGGGGCGAGGTTGGAACGCAACTGCAAGGCCTTGCGCAGGTATTGTTCCCCGCCCTTGAGATCGTTCACCGCATTGCGCGCGCGCAGCTGGCCGATGTAGGCGAGCGCAAAACTCGGATCGAGCTCCACCGCATGCGCATAGAACGCTTGCGCCTTGCCGTACTCGCTGCGATCGTAGGCGTTCTGCCCCAAGGCATACGAACGCAGCGCATCCAAGTCCTTGGTGGTGACGTGCGGCAACGGGGCGGAATTCCGCTCGATGGAGGCAAACGCCTCACCGAGCTTGCCGCGCAGACCGGCGGTCACCTTGTCGATGGAGCCGAGCACCGAGTGGATGCCATAGCCGTCCGCGGATTCGGCGTAGACCGTGGTCTGCGTCTGCGGATCGATGACCTCCGCGCTGACGCGGACACGGCCGCCGACTTCCGAAACAGTGGGCAGGATCACCGCGCGTGCGCCATCGCGGATCGCGATCTCCGACGCCACCGCCCTGTCCAGCAGGGCCTGGGGATTGCGCCGCATGCGCAGCAGCGCATCGCGGGTCTTGATATCCGACAGCAGATTCACGTAGCGCGACTGTTCCAGGCTGATCCGGAACGCCTGCTGCAGCGAGTCGTCCAGGACCGTTTCGCCGGTCAGGTTGCGCAAGTCCCCCACCACCACCCAGTCGCGCTCGGCGAACGCGATCGCCGGCTGCGGGCGGGTCACGAACCAGCCGCCGACCACCATCGCGACGATCAGCGCCGCCTCTGCCGCCAGCGCGACCGGCCTGCGCCACAGCGGCGAGTCGCGCCATGCCTTCGGCGTGGACTTGGGCGCGCGCAACGGGGTGTGGCCGATCTCGCCGACTTCGTAGATCTCCTGCGCGGTCGGTACGCCCTTGAAGCGCCAGCGCCCGTGCGATTCCCACAGCAGGCGCTCGCCACGCTCGCCCAGTTCGCGCGCGGCGCGGTGGGTCAGCGACTCGGCCACCGCCGACAGCAGGAGCTGCCCGGGCCGCGCCAACGTCATCAGCCGCGCCGCGGTCGGTTTGGCCAGGCCCTCCACCTCCAGCGGTTTGGCGCCGACCTGCACCGCCGCGTCGCTGTTGCGCCAGGTCAGCACCTCGCCGACGTGCAGGCCGGCGCGCACCTTCAGTTCCAGCATGCGCTGCGTGCCCAGCGCGCGCAGGCCGCGGCTGTAGTCCAGGGCGAAGCCCAGGCCGTCGATCGGGCGCTCGAACAACAGCAGCAGACCGTCGGACCGGTCGATCAGGCGCCCGCGCCAGCGCTGCTGCAGTTCCAGCACCAGCGCGTCGTGCAGCTTGAACAGTTCGGCGGCGCTGGCATCGCCGAGCCGTTCCACCAGCGCCATCGAATCGCACAGGTCGGTCAGCAGCAGCGTGCGCAACTGCGGGACCTCCGGCTGGAACTGGTGAGCGTCGTTCATGGGCGGCTCGGCCGGCGCGCGGCGGATCAGTAGGGCGCGGCGGCGAGATCGTGCCAGTACAAGCGGTTGCCGCCGAGGCGCTTGGCCTCGTACAACGCGGCGTCGGCGTTGGCGTACCAGTCGTTCCAGTCCGACTGCGGATCGACCCGGCTGATGCCGATGCTGACCGGGCAGATATGCGGCAACGGATGCGGCACGCCGAGCAGGTTCTGCACGGTGGCGATCACGAACTCGCCGATGCGGCGCAGGTCTTCGGCGTTGCCGGCGGCGACCAGCAGGCAGAATTCGTCGCCGCCCAGGCGGCAGGCGATATCGTCCTGGCTGGCGACGGACCGCAGGATGTTGGCGACGTTCTGCAGCACGCGGTCGCCGACCAGGTGGCCGTGCTCGTCGTTGATGCGCTTGAAGCGGTCGCAGTCGATCAGCAGCAGGCCCGGTCCCGGCGAGCGGCCGGCGCGCCGGCACTCCTGCAGGCGCAGGACCAGGCCGCGGCGATTGTGCAGGCCGGTCAGTTCGTCGGTGCGCACCAGCTCTTCGGTCTTGCTGAGCTGGTGGGTGGTGGCGTAGAGATTGTCCAGCGCCGCTTCCAGATCGTGGTTGCGGCGGCGCAGCTGGCGGATCAGGGTCTGCTCGTTCATCACCACGCGCACGATGGTGCGGCGCAGGAAGTAGGCGACCACGCCCGGGTCGCGCTCCACCAGGCGCTGAAAGTCGTCGTGGTCCAGTTCGACCAGCACGCCGTCGCTGGCGGCGATCGCATCGGCACTGCGCATATGGTTGCCGATCAACAGCCCGAGTTCGCCGAAGAACTCGCCGTGCCCGAGATGCTTGACCACCAGGTCCTCGCCGAAATCCAGGTCGATCACGCCGCTGCCGATCACGAACATGGCGCTGCCGCCAGTGCCGCGCCGGAACAGCACCTCGCCGGCGCGCACCGGCCGCGCGCGGCCGAACTCGGAAAACAGGTCCAATTCCACCGCGGTCAGCACCGCCGGCTCACTGGGCTTCGGGGCCACCGCGCCAACGGTCGAAGTTGTCTCGCGTGCGTTGGACGCGGCGCTGTCGCAGGTCATCCGAGCCCCACTGCTCCTGGCGTTGCTCGCCATCTGCGGGGAGCATAGCATCCGAACCAGGCCCTGACGATGCGGTCACGGCCAGTCTCGCAATCGGAAGAGATTGCCGAGCCTCCTGGAATCGGTCGCCCGCACTCGCCGCACGACCGGGTGGCACATCGACCTGTCGCGCATTGCAATCCTGGACATGCCGCGCGGGCGCCGCGCCGAACAGCGCCCGGCGCTCAGAACGGGATTGGGCCAAGCCCCCGGCAGTCTGCGCCGGGAGCGCCGGCGCCACGCCACCCCGTGCCGCCTCGCGGGGCGCCGCCGCGGTGCGCAGCGGGCCGCGCGCGTCCGCTGGCGGGCGGACTCAAAACGCCACGTTCAGGACCACATCCACGCTTTCGTCGTGCCGGTCCTTGGCGACGCTGCCGTCGTAGCGGACCCCCAGCCGGGTACGTTCGGAGAGGTCGAGGCTGGCCTGCAACTCCAGCCCCAGGCTGTTCTGGTCGAAGGCGGCGCTGGAGACCCGGAACGGTTGGCTGTCGGCGAAGGCGAGCGACTGGGTGACCCGGCTCGGCTCGAAGGCATGCTGCCAACCGGCGCCGACCGACAGGGAGCCGCGGCTGCCACCGAGGCCGAATCCGCTGGCGGCACGCAGGCCCAGCGTGCCGTAGGTCTGGCGCTGGCGGACATCCGAACCGGTGAGCGCAGCGCTGCCGCCATGCTCGCGGAGCCGGTCCCTGCCGACATCGACCTGGGCGAGCCCCAGGTATGGTTGCCAGCGGACGCGGCCGCTCTCCAGGTCGAGCGCGGCTTCGGCGAACAGTTGCGCGGTGCGGGCATCGTAGTTGGCGGTGAGTCGATCGGAGAAGCGCGGGATGGCCAGTGTCCGTTCGCTGTCGATGCGGTGTCCGCTGTAGAGCGCCCCCAGGCTGAAGTCGACGGCACCGCGCTGGGTGCCGGCATAGACGCCGAGATGGTAGCTGTGCACCGATGCCGAAGCCTGCATGCCGTCGACGCCGATCGTCGCGGTGTTGTAGCCGGCGGCGACACCCAGGCGCCAGTCGGCCGCGACGCTGCCATCGACGCCGACGAAGATGCCGCGGCCGTCGCTGATCGACAGGCCGTGGCCGTTGCCGTCAGCGTCGTAGTCGGCGCGGCCGCCGAACGCGTCGAACCAGGCCTCCGCCTGGCCGTCCTGCGCCAGCGGCCGTTGCATCGCGCCCTGCGGCAGCGAGGCCGCCGCGGCACCGCTCCAGGCACCGCGCAGCCGCTGGCCGAGAATGCGGCGCCCCTGGCGGGCCTGGTCGGTCAGCAGGCTCGCCACCGCCGGGTGCAACTCGCCGGAAAGCTGGTCGAAGGCGTTGGCCGGGGCGCCATCGGGCAGATAGAGCACCGCGTCGTAGAGCCTGTTGCCATCTCCCAGCGACTCGACCGACGCCGCCGTCGCCTTCTGGTTGGGAGTGTCGACCACGTCGGCGAAGTGCAGCACCCCCCCGGAACCGGCCGACTGATTGCGCGTCAGGACCAGGCCGACGCCATTGGCCCGCTGCTCCAGCGCGGCGTCGAGCAGGGCGAAGCTGTCGGTGACGCCAGCGAACGTCCCGCTGATCCCGGCCTTGGCATCGAGGATCTGGTAGCGGGTCAGGGCCCGGTAGGTCGAGCCGTCCTCGCTGCGATCCTGCGGACCGACCGCGACCTTGACGTTCTGGCCGATGACAACCATGCCGCCGACGTCGGTGCGATCCGCCGCGCCCGCGGCATTGACCTCGACATCGTAGGTGGACCTGGCCGCGAAGGTCAGGGTGCCGTCCACGGTCAGGGTGCCGATCGAGTTGCCCGGCGCCAGGTGGCCGCTCACCGTGGCGCTGCCGACCCGTCCGCTGCCGCCCAGCGTCGCACCGTCGGCCACGGTTACGCCGCCGGCCACGCGGCCATTGACCGCCAGCCGTCCGGCGACGACGCGGGTCTCCCCGGCATAGCCGGTGGCACCGGCCAGCGTCAGGACGCCGCGACCGGTCTTGGTCAGCCCGCCCGCGCCGGCGATGTCGCCACTCAGGATCAGGGTGGTGCCGCTGGCGGTTTCGAAGGTGCCGCCCGCCGCAGCGAGCGTCATGGCATTGCCCAGTTGCAACGAGACGCCGGCGGCCAGGGTGCCGCCTTCGAAGCGCAGCGGGCGTTGGCCGAGTTGGCTGGCGGAGGTGACGACCTGCGGACCCTGGACGGGCGTCAACACCAGCACATCGCCGTTGCCGTTGCCAGTGCCGCCACTGCCACTGCCTCCACCTCCACCGCCACCTCCACCGCCTCCACCGCCTCCACCGCCTCCACCGCCTCCACCGCCTCCACCGCCTCCACCGCCTCCACCGCCACCAGTGCGGTCTAGGATGAGATAGACATTGCCGCCGTCCTGATCCAGGCTGGCGTCGAGGAAGGCGAAGTTTTCCTGCACCTTCGCGAATCGGCCAACGACGCCCTGGCCGGCGGTGAGGATGGTGTAGCGGGTCGAGGCGCGGTAGGTGGAACCGTCCTCGCCGCTGGACTGCGGGGTGACGAGGACGTCGACGTTGTTCCCGATCGTCACCTTGCCGCTGGCCTGCAGACGGCCGGACTGGCCCGCGGCATCGACGCCGACGGCATAGAAGGCGTTGGCGTCCAGGGTCGCGTCCTTGGCCCGCAGGATGCCGAGCGCATCGCCCGGCGCCAGGCGCCCGCCCGCGGCGACCCGGATGTCGCCGACGCTGCCGGTCCCACCCAGGCCGGCATCCTTGGCCACGTTCACCGTCCCGCCCAGCCGGGTGCCGGTGGCGAGCTGCAGCAGGCCGGCGCTGACCGTGGTGTCGCCCTGATAGCCGGTGTCGCCGCCGAACACGAGTTTTCCCGAGCCGCGTTTGTCGAGCGTGCCGGTACCGCCGAGGGCGCCGGCGACGACGGCGCTGCCGGTGGCGGCCACCTCGATGACGTTGGCGCCGCTGAGGGTGGCGGCGCCGTCGATGGCGAGCGCCTTTTCCGCGCCGAGCGTCGCGTTGTCCAGTCGCAGCGTGGCGCCCTTGTCCAACCGGAAGGCGCCCGTGGTCCGCAGCGTGCCGCCGTTCACCTCGAGCCGGCCGGCGCTGGCATGGATATCGCCGCCGAGCGCATTGCTGCGGGTGAAGGTCAGCCCGCCGCCCTCGAGCGAGACGCCGCCGAAGCGGTTGTCGCCACCCAGGGTCAGCACGCCGTCGCCGCGCTTGATCAGCGCGCCGGGGCCGCCGATGTCGTTGCGCCAGCGATCCGCGGCATTGAAGTGCGCGCCCGGCGTGGTGTCGTCCTGGGCATTGGCCGTCTCCATGGTCACGGTCACGTCCTTGTCGAAGGTGCCGTAGCCTTCGGCGGCGCGGAACAGGTTGATGCGGCTCCAGGGGTCGTCGAGCACGCGGCCGGAGGGGTCGGCGGTGGTGCGGATGATGTCGCGCAACTGCTGGCGGTCCAGATAGGGGTAGCGGGTGAGGATTAGGTACTCGGCGTTTTCGGGGACCTGCATCGGCAGGTCGGTGCGCCCCAGGGTGATGTTGTTTTCCTTGAGGAAGGCGTCGAAGCCATAGTCCTTGGTCTTGTTGTAGTAGGCGAGCTGCTGCTGGTACTCCTCCCAGGTATCGAACGAGACGTCGTGGGCGCCGCCGCCGCGGGCGGACGCGCATTCGGCGATCGTGCCGAAGCCGCTCGCCTTGCAACGGTCGCGCTGGCCCTGGCGGATGCCCTTCGGGTTGGCGGTGGCATTGAGCCAACTGCCGGGGACCGGCACCTGCTGCGCGAGCTGTTCCGCCACCGCCTGGTAGGCCATCGCCCGCGAGGCCATGACGTCCAGCGGATAGTGCACGCCCAGGACCACGCGGCTTTCCCCGTACTCCTGGGCGCGGTTGACGTAGGCCTGGAAGCGTTCCGGATAGATGTAGGCGGCGAGCAGGTTGGCGCCGCTGCCCTTGGCGGTGTGGCCGCTGGGAAAGGAGGAGCTGCCGGAGTTGATGCCGTTGATCGGGGCAACCCCGCCCGCCGCCAAGGGAATATTGGTGGGCCGCGGTGAATGCGAAAGATCCTTGCCGACTTCATGCAGCTTTCCAGGCGATTCGCTCCCCATGTTCATGAAGGGGTTGCCGTGCTCGCCGCCGATCGCGTTGAAGGGCCAGCTGTCCAGACGACCGCGGGCGCGATCGGTCATGCCTCCCATGTTGTAGTTGCTGTTGTCGCCGATCGCCAGATCCCTGCGCGCCTGACTCGTCCGACGATAATCCCGGACCACCTGCATGTTGTGGTCGTCGCGCCGCGGCGTGGTGCCGGCGACGCCGCCGCCGTTGTAGCCGGGATACAGCGGGCCGGCGATCTGCGGATGCTCCTTGCGCAGGGCGTCGTACTGCTCCACCAGCGAGCGGGTGTAGGCGACTGGCGCGAGCTTCTGCGGCGTGCGATCGAACGAGAGCCAAACCGAGTTCGCGTCGTAGCTGAGCAGCGCGGTCAAGTAGGCGAAGTTTTCGTGGACGCCGCCAAGCCGGCCGCTGAGTCCACCCTTGGCCGCGAGGATCTGATAGCGGTCGGCGGGCCGGAACGCGGCGCTGCCGGCGTCCACGCCCTGGGCGCGCAGGAAAACCTCGCCGCCGGCGAGCGCGATGCTGCCCGCCTGCAGGCGGTCGGCGCGGGTGGCGTCGAGATCGACGTCGAGCCGGGCGCCGGCGGCCATGGTCAGCTTGCCGTCGACCGTCAGCGTGCCGATCGCGCTGCCGGCCGGATCGAGGATGCCGCCGGAGGCGATGGTGGCCGCACCGACCCTGCCGCGCCCGCTGAGCCGGGCTTGATCGGCGACGCTCACCGCGCTGGCGAGCGCACCTTCCACGCTGAGCGTGCCGGCATCGACGCGGGTCGGCCCGCTGTAGTCGCTGTCGCCGGCGAGGACCAGGGTGCCCGCCCCGGTCTTGCGCAGGCCGCCTTCGCCGCGCAGCGGGGCCGCGATGGTGGCCAGGGTGGCCTTGCCGTCGACGAGGATGCCGGTATCCGGCTGCTTCAGGCGTAGCGCATCGCCCTGCAGGCGATAGCCGTCGCTGAGGAAGCGCAGGCCGCTCGGGGCGATCTCGCCATCCTTCCCATCGACCGTCACCGTGCCCGGCGAGCCGGCGAAGACCGCCTGCTTGCCGCCCCAGGCGTCATTGACCCAGCCGCCCTCGCGTGTCCAGTTCTCCAGCGTCCCGCCGGCGCGCCAGACGCCGTCGCCGCCGACGGCGCCGTCGGCCATAT encodes:
- a CDS encoding putative peptide maturation dehydrogenase, coding for MVMHIRRCKVLYLEPREDTRFDLHDLLAGGDGLRRTLHWIALAPHLRAEVGVDAEERELLGRLSPDKWVRTKALADAARKPLKRLLRKGLVVAGGRRHAENRARDDALRSVHWHPLAAAFHAFTRWSGTDAVQAMKETGTETAQELRLVLGAPPVEAGACASASSRLPLPRAEQAQFDTLLARRATCRNFDAELPLPYRLFAQLMQRVFAAQGQVRVTEDMVFLKKTSPSGGGLHPVEAYLIVQNVEGVSPGLYHYHCIEHALEPLGRSPGPLPAFALDAVAQQQWFADAHVMVLLVPRYDRSFWKYRRHAKGYRAIVLEAGHLSQTLYLCATEAGLGAYVTAAINEASLERAFGLEPASQGVLAICGFGWRAAEMATMELDPCSKVWA
- a CDS encoding NHLP-related RiPP peptide, translated to MRKTGGGAAAQLELKVASRLLDLLATDNDFRRLFKKDPRAALVNVGHAADAEGLAQLSKCLCVQRIAPKQDIARSREALLEMMTSGMSQNPIHLNVESNASRRTRRR
- a CDS encoding putative peptide modification system cyclase; translated protein: MNDAHQFQPEVPQLRTLLLTDLCDSMALVERLGDASAAELFKLHDALVLELQQRWRGRLIDRSDGLLLLFERPIDGLGFALDYSRGLRALGTQRMLELKVRAGLHVGEVLTWRNSDAAVQVGAKPLEVEGLAKPTAARLMTLARPGQLLLSAVAESLTHRAARELGERGERLLWESHGRWRFKGVPTAQEIYEVGEIGHTPLRAPKSTPKAWRDSPLWRRPVALAAEAALIVAMVVGGWFVTRPQPAIAFAERDWVVVGDLRNLTGETVLDDSLQQAFRISLEQSRYVNLLSDIKTRDALLRMRRNPQALLDRAVASEIAIRDGARAVILPTVSEVGGRVRVSAEVIDPQTQTTVYAESADGYGIHSVLGSIDKVTAGLRGKLGEAFASIERNSAPLPHVTTKDLDALRSYALGQNAYDRSEYGKAQAFYAHAVELDPSFALAYIGQLRARNAVNDLKGGEQYLRKALQLRSNLAPRDRMYLDAWAAEMDAPQQALEKWQQMAAMYPGFFQASANVGYALYARNRFAQGLESAAASLSPRYEFAGLSWELMGRMYLALDRYAEARAALLKAGARQGTSARIRLANTSAAQRDFQEATSLLDGMGERNSVPFDKVTLLLDQGRWQEAQSAAERIAGAVAPDSLRGRAALYPLAVAKWMAGDERAALRVLGDLSSRATDAALAAEVTADAVDDVYAAISAGILAQRLGDRRLAQGVVHALRGRADLTGNVLVAPVYAILQAGQALSAGDHGQAIRILEAHRDGNEPFRLHEVLAQAYARQGDSAKALKESLWLTRHRGLAYSELGCGWCQQALNVVDTTLGHLLAAELLASSGQQRLAQAQLRAFDAQWTPSALPQRLRVRRDALLSTFK
- a CDS encoding GGDEF domain-containing protein, encoding MTCDSAASNARETTSTVGAVAPKPSEPAVLTAVELDLFSEFGRARPVRAGEVLFRRGTGGSAMFVIGSGVIDLDFGEDLVVKHLGHGEFFGELGLLIGNHMRSADAIAASDGVLVELDHDDFQRLVERDPGVVAYFLRRTIVRVVMNEQTLIRQLRRRNHDLEAALDNLYATTHQLSKTEELVRTDELTGLHNRRGLVLRLQECRRAGRSPGPGLLLIDCDRFKRINDEHGHLVGDRVLQNVANILRSVASQDDIACRLGGDEFCLLVAAGNAEDLRRIGEFVIATVQNLLGVPHPLPHICPVSIGISRVDPQSDWNDWYANADAALYEAKRLGGNRLYWHDLAAAPY
- a CDS encoding autotransporter domain-containing protein, whose amino-acid sequence is MSHNSIRIYRVDLGAGQDVKDSGNLAGGVATLPKTLVFDSASLNGVLNTYENKIDNIEGMTFGPRLPNGHASMVLVSDNNNSNSQGKTQFVVFAVNSPIPEVQFWDGDGQHMADGAVGGDGVWRAGGTLENWTREGGWVNDAWGGKQAVFAGSPGTVTVDGKDGEIAPSGLRFLSDGYRLQGDALRLKQPDTGILVDGKATLATIAAPLRGEGGLRKTGAGTLVLAGDSDYSGPTRVDAGTLSVEGALASAVSVADQARLSGRGRVGAATIASGGILDPAGSAIGTLTVDGKLTMAAGARLDVDLDATRADRLQAGSIALAGGEVFLRAQGVDAGSAAFRPADRYQILAAKGGLSGRLGGVHENFAYLTALLSYDANSVWLSFDRTPQKLAPVAYTRSLVEQYDALRKEHPQIAGPLYPGYNGGGVAGTTPRRDDHNMQVVRDYRRTSQARRDLAIGDNSNYNMGGMTDRARGRLDSWPFNAIGGEHGNPFMNMGSESPGKLHEVGKDLSHSPRPTNIPLAAGGVAPINGINSGSSSFPSGHTAKGSGANLLAAYIYPERFQAYVNRAQEYGESRVVLGVHYPLDVMASRAMAYQAVAEQLAQQVPVPGSWLNATANPKGIRQGQRDRCKASGFGTIAECASARGGGAHDVSFDTWEEYQQQLAYYNKTKDYGFDAFLKENNITLGRTDLPMQVPENAEYLILTRYPYLDRQQLRDIIRTTADPSGRVLDDPWSRINLFRAAEGYGTFDKDVTVTMETANAQDDTTPGAHFNAADRWRNDIGGPGALIKRGDGVLTLGGDNRFGGVSLEGGGLTFTRSNALGGDIHASAGRLEVNGGTLRTTGAFRLDKGATLRLDNATLGAEKALAIDGAATLSGANVIEVAATGSAVVAGALGGTGTLDKRGSGKLVFGGDTGYQGDTTVSAGLLQLATGTRLGGTVNVAKDAGLGGTGSVGDIRVAAGGRLAPGDALGILRAKDATLDANAFYAVGVDAAGQSGRLQASGKVTIGNNVDVLVTPQSSGEDGSTYRASTRYTILTAGQGVVGRFAKVQENFAFLDASLDQDGGNVYLILDRTGGGGGGGGGGGGGGGGGGGGGGGGGGGGGGGGSGSGGTGNGNGDVLVLTPVQGPQVVTSASQLGQRPLRFEGGTLAAGVSLQLGNAMTLAAAGGTFETASGTTLILSGDIAGAGGLTKTGRGVLTLAGATGYAGETRVVAGRLAVNGRVAGGVTVADGATLGGSGRVGSATVSGHLAPGNSIGTLTVDGTLTFAARSTYDVEVNAAGAADRTDVGGMVVIGQNVKVAVGPQDRSEDGSTYRALTRYQILDAKAGISGTFAGVTDSFALLDAALEQRANGVGLVLTRNQSAGSGGVLHFADVVDTPNQKATAASVESLGDGNRLYDAVLYLPDGAPANAFDQLSGELHPAVASLLTDQARQGRRILGQRLRGAWSGAAAASLPQGAMQRPLAQDGQAEAWFDAFGGRADYDADGNGHGLSISDGRGIFVGVDGSVAADWRLGVAAGYNTATIGVDGMQASASVHSYHLGVYAGTQRGAVDFSLGALYSGHRIDSERTLAIPRFSDRLTANYDARTAQLFAEAALDLESGRVRWQPYLGLAQVDVGRDRLREHGGSAALTGSDVRQRQTYGTLGLRAASGFGLGGSRGSLSVGAGWQHAFEPSRVTQSLAFADSQPFRVSSAAFDQNSLGLELQASLDLSERTRLGVRYDGSVAKDRHDESVDVVLNVAF